The Magnolia sinica isolate HGM2019 chromosome 10, MsV1, whole genome shotgun sequence genome includes a window with the following:
- the LOC131216907 gene encoding uncharacterized protein LOC131216907 isoform X3 has product MAVDRNSIPKDLRPLNLNRMAPDDTPISESFHHSPRFRPVFYPTSVAVSSNPAWAPHPSAAAGTCNAPPADLPGDDAGEDLPPSKKIKMLCSFGGKILPRPSDGVLRYVGGQTRIISIRRDVGFHDLAQKMADICGQSVVIKYQLPDEDLDALVSVSCAEDLDNMMEEYEKLIEGSSDGSAKLRMFLFLASELDQSGVMQFGDLSDNGQRYVDAVNGITESVGCGFKRKESVASASSTQNSEGPGGVGEAMDSSGIGDGDGASSSHTVLSPTGIVTSPDSARLTYVPPSTMVFAESLPLNLPPISTRSAEPESERSVPAAMGQPVSAFDMQPAVGDLRPATMYQTYVDSHQEAGSYQQNPSQIGCPGTQPLPVAGSIYGRPEHLQQLPSHPLVPAVQVATTSSSPRVKPNGGAQFVQVQQMRVDPYLEESPFGTRVVHLPSDQSYKAFQQQSQSQPPVPLPGQTVERYGWRVVPPPEHLICTDGWVTHQQGGMPLSEKMVHLEDCYMCQKAIPHAHSDTLLQEQGNNAGLFKSVSDTNAVFQSHRSDESMRPRPPPHRVVVTSALAEGAMTERQDDHALGAEVTNLGFQGAGIRPRFMGHIDPTSHELASPQLGLYGLSQVPDGHHDSASRTMLLPSSVINFSDGQTAYGMFVGNLPQSHPDDALQQPSTQLQYRTVGIDIPPVRTLPFQTSETPVRDAATEYPCKHPGFVPKEGIADSCFSCDHLRPIDGRMEAFRINPPEISGTSEQYRSHIKPNVAAPKDLRPETTVLSVENGMRVTEPFTQSNAFMKTVAVPDGNYHKQIDGLPSSLEINSLHDFQPMESSQVSPTLVNPGPYPLLKVAVEPSIPSEMWHGAPTSSFFDPTIPIGEWKDEAQRFHTRRVFNEVPANCNAPFPVSDASTGSGVAGDSRDPATSNTLFSNQDPWNLQHDTHFPPPKPVRVASKEALAPRDSSGENHLGTNGNLRTMRLEDGGYQQQSDGLNKDSFPDLGRSSKGSAEEQIKQELQAVAEGVAASVFQTSTSPESVLSGCKMNEQLTAEVNVDGELHESDLAPQNSVTQDLKAKLLDQMSPSLPPITDGINRLQIIKNNDLEELRELGSGTFGTVYHGKWRGTDVAIKRINDRCFAGKPSEQDRLRADFWNEACKLADLHHPNVVAFYGVVLDGPGGSVATVTEYMVNGSLRNALQRNDRTLDRRKRLLIAMDVAFGMEYLHGKNIVHFDLKSDNLLVNLRDPQRPICKGHKQDHGYPSC; this is encoded by the exons aTGGCCGTCGATCGGAACTCCATCCCGAAAGATCTCCGGCCGTTGAATCTAAATCGGATGGCGCCGGACGATACTCCCATTTCCGAGTCCTTCCATCATAGTCCCAGGTTCAGACCCGTTTTCTACCCTACCTCCGTCGCTGTCAGTTCGAATCcggcgtgggccccacatccatccGCTGCCGCCGGTACTTGCAATGCACCGCCGGCTGATCTTCCCGGCGATGACGCCGGGGAAGATCTTCCTCCGTCGAAGAAAATCAAGATGCTCTGCAGCTTTGGTGGCAAGATCCTGCCGCGGCCCAGTGACGGTGTTCTCCGGTACGTCGGCGGGCAGACGCGGATTATCAGCATCAGGCGGGATGTCGGGTTTCATGATCTTGCGCAGAAAATGGCGGACATCTGCGGGCAATCCGTCGTCATCAAGTATCAGCTGCCCGACGAGGATCTTGATGCTCTGGTGTCGGTCTCCTGTGCTGAAGATCTTGATAACATGATGGAGGAGTACGAGAAGCTGATCGAGGGGTCGTCGGATGGATCTGCAAAGCTGCGGATGTTCTTATTCTTGGCTTCTGAGCTCGATCAGTCGGGGGTCATGCAGTTTGGCGACTTGTCTGATAACGGGCAGAGGTATGTTGATGCGGTGAATGGGATAACAGAGAGCGTTGGATGTGGGTTCAAGAGAAAAGAAAGCGTTGCAAGCGCATCGTCCACGCAGAATTCAGAGGGGCCCGGCGGTGTTGGCGAGGCCATGGATAGCTCTGGGATTGGGGATGGTGATGGGGCATCATCATCGCATACAGTGTTGTCTCCGACAGGTATCGTGACATCTCCTGATTCGGCCAGATTGACGTACGTGCCTCCCAGTACAATGGTGTTTGCAGAATCTCTGCCATTGAATCTTCCCCCCATCTCGACGAGGTCCGCTGAGCCTGAATCGGAGAGGTCTGTGCCTGCAGCTATGGGACAGCCAGTGTCTGCCTTTGATATGCAGCCTGCTGTTGGAGATTTGCGCCCAGCTACAATGTATCAGACTTATGTGGATTCTCACCAAGAGGCGGGCAGTTACCAGCAGAATCCTTCCCAAATTGGGTGCCCTGGTACTCAGCCATTGCCTGTTGCTGGATCCATTTACGGGCGCCCCGAACACCTGCAACAGCTTCCGTCACATCCGTTGGTGCCAGCAGTACAAGTTGCTACCACTTCATCTTCTCCACGTGTAAAACCGAATGGTGGGGCGCAGTTTGTGCAGGTGCAACAAATGCGGGTCGATCCTTATTTGGAGGAGAGCCCATTTGGGACACGGGTAGTTCATCTTCCCAGCGATCAAAGCTATAAAGCTTTTCAACAGCAATCCCAGTCCCAGCCTCCTGTTCCATTGCCGGGACAAACTGTTGAGCGATATGGCTGGCGTGTGGTCCCACCACCTGAGCATTTGATATGCACAGACGGGTGGGTAACTCATCAACAGGGTGGCATGCCGTTGTCTGAAAAAATGGTGCATTTGGAGGACTGTTACATGTGTCAAAAAGCAATACCTCATGCACACTCAGATACCTTGCTACAAGAGCAAGGGAACAATGCTGGTCTCTTTAAGTCTGTTTCAGACACGAATGCAGTTTTTCAGAGTCACCGTTCCGATGAGAGCATGAGACCTCGGCCTCCTCCACATAGGGTAGTAGTAACTAGTGCCTTGGCAGAGGGTGCCATGACCGAACGCCAAGATGATCATGCACTGGGTGCGGAAGTGACTAATCTTGGTTTTCAAGGAGCAGGAATTCGGCCAAGGTTTATGGGACACATCGATCCTACGTCCCACGAGCTTGCTTCACCTCAGCTGGGGCTATATGGGCTCTCTCAAGTACCTGATGGGCATCACGACAGTGCTTCTAGGACTATGTTGCTTCCCTCGAGTGTGATAAACTTCAGTGATGGACAGACTGCATATGGAATGTTTGTGGGCAATCTTCCTCAGTCCCACCCTGATGATGCTCTGCAGCAACCTTCTACACAATTGCAGTACAGGACAGTTGGCATTGACATCCCCCCAGTAAGGACTCTACCTTTCCAAACTTCAGAAACTCCGGTTCGAGATGCCGCCACCGAATATCCTTGTAAGCATCCTGGTTTTGTGCCAAAAGAAGGTATTGCGGACTCGTGCTTTTCGTGTGACCATCTTAGGCCCATTGATGGTCGGATGGAAGCCTTCCGTAtaaatccacctgagatttctggAACAAGTGAACAGTATAGATCTCATATTAAACCGAATGTTGCTGCCCCAAAAGATTTAAGGCCTGAAACCACAGTCTTGAGTGTAGAGAATGGGATGCGAGTAACAGAACCATTTACACAGTCAAATGCCTTTATGAAGACTGTAGCAGTTCCTGATGGGAATTACCATAAGCAAATTGATGGCTTACCATCTTCTTTGGAGATTAATAGCTTGCATGATTTTCAACCCATGGAGTCCAGTCAGGTATCACCTACACTAGTAAATCCCGGTCCATACCCACTTCTGAAGGTGGCCGTTGAACCTTCAATTCCTAGTGAGATGTGGCATGGTGCACCCACGTCATCGTTTTTCGATCCTACAATCCCCATTGGAGAATGGAAGGATGAAGCTCAAAGGTTCCACACTAGGAGGGTTTTCAATGAAGTTCCTGCAAATTGTAATGCACCATTTCCAGTGTCAGATGCAAGCACAGGCAGTGGGGTGGCAGGAGATAGTAGGGATCCTGCTACCTCAAACACTCTTTTCAGCAACCAGGATCCTTGGAATTTGCAACATGATACTCATTTTCCGCCTCCAAAACCTGTTAGGGTAGCTAGCAAAGAGGCATTGGCTCCAAGGGATTCAAGTGGTGAGAATCATTTGGGTACTAATGGCAATTTGAGAACAATGCGGTTAGAGGACGGAGGTTATCAACAGCAATCAGATGGCTTAAACAAGGATTCATTTCCAGACCTTGGCCGATCCAGCAAAG GGTCAGCAGAGGAGCAAATCAAGCAAGAACTGCAGGCTGTTGCTGAGGGTGTAGCAGCATCTGTTTTTCAAACATCTACCTCTCCTGAGTCTGTCCTCTCAGGctgcaaaatgaatgaacaattgACTGCTGAAGTCAATGTAGATGGAGAACTTCACGAGAGTGATTTAGCCCCACAGAATTCAGTGACACAG GACCTCAAGGCCAAATTGTTGGATCAGATGAGCCCCAGTTTACCGCCAATTACAGATGGCATTAACCGCTTGCAG ATAATAAAAAACAATGACCTTGAAGAGTTGCGGGAACTGGGTTCTGGCACATTTGGGACTGTGTATCATGGGAAGTGGAGGGGTACTGATGTTGCGATAAAACGAATCAATGATAGGTGTTTTGCTGGAAAGCCTTCAGAGCAGGACCGCCTG AGAGCTGACTTCTGGAATGAGGCGTGCAAGCTTGCTGACTTGCACCATCCAAATGTTGTAGCTTTCTATGGTGTCGTCCTGGATGGCCCTGGGGGATCCGTGGCGACAGTAACAGAGTACATGGTTAATGGTTCTCTC